Below is a genomic region from Pseudarthrobacter sulfonivorans.
CCTGGGCCAAGCAGGCGGAAGGCGAACGGACGCCGCGCAACGCGGAGGGGAGCCGGTGGAGCGCGGGCAAAGATCTGACTTTTGTGCCGCTCCGGCCCGAACTGGTGGTGGAGGTCAGGTACGACCACATGGAAGGTGAGCGCTTCCGGCATACCGCCCAGTTCTCGCGCTGGCGGCCGGACCGGGATCCCGAATCCTGCACTTACGCCCAGCTGGAGGAGCCGGTGAACTTTGACCTGGCGTCGGTGCTGGAGACCGGCCGGCCGCAGGCGCCCAGTTCACCGTAGGCACCCAACCCGCCGCCCGCCGTCGTACTTTTTGCTGGCGGAATAGCCCACTTTTCAACAGGGAAAGCCCGCCATTTGGGGGAATGGCGGGCTATCCGGTCTCAAAATTGGGCTAGTGCGTTACTTCAGGCCGAGCTGCTTGGTGGGGACGTTGAACGTCTCCTTGGCCGTCAGGGCGGAGATGGCCGAGATGCCGCAGATGACGGCGGTGAAGATGCTGATCTGGACCCAGCCGCCGGGCTTGATGCCGCCCATCGCCGCCACAATGGCCGGGGCGAACCCTGCCATCAGGAAGCCCAGCTGGGTGCCGATCGCCAGGCCGGAGAAGCGGACCTTGGTACTGAACATCTCGGCGTAGAAGGACGGCCAGACCGCGTTGGAGGCCGCGTAGCCGCAGGAGAAGAAGCCGATGGCCGCGAGGAACATCAGCGGGATGCTGCCGGATTCCAGGCTGAGCAGGAACACCGGAGTCAGGATGGCGCTGGCCACGGCACCGTAGATGAAGACCGGTTTGCGGCCGATCTTGTCGGCGAGCTTGCCGAACAGCGGCTGGGTGCCCAAAGCGACCAGGTTGGCGCCGACCACCAGCCACAGCGTGGTGGTGCCGTCAACTCCGGCCACGGTCTTGGCGTAGCTGATGGCGAGCGTGCCGAACACGGTGGAGACGGCGGCGATGAAGGCACAGCAGACCACGCGCAGCACGTCGCGCCAGTGGTCCTTGAGGAGGTCGGCGACCGGCAGCTTGGAGATTTGGGCGGTCTTCTGGGCTTCCTCGAACGCCGGCGGCTCATGCAGGGTGCGGCGGATGAAGAACGCAACAAGAACGACGACGGCGCTGAGCCAGAACGGGACACGCCAGCCGATGCCGTACTTGATCTCGTCCGGGAGTGCCAGGACGGGGATGAAGACGAGGGCGGCGAGGATCTGGCCGCCCTGCGTGCCGGTGAGGGTCCAGGACGTGAAGAAGGAGCGGCGGTTGTCCGGTGCGTGTTCCAGCGTCATGGATGATGCGCCGGCCTGCTCGCCCGCTGCGGAGAGGCCCTGGCAAAGCCGCGCCAGCACCAGCAGGGCCGGAGCCCACCAGC
It encodes:
- a CDS encoding MFS transporter, with the protein product MSQTLPSAGPGTVAPSGTPKKAALASFLGSAVEYYDFFIFGSAAALIFPTVFFPDAGANAAVMSFATFGFAYVARPVGAVILGHFGDRVGRRKVLMFTLLLMGASTFLIGCLPDFNTVGWWAPALLVLARLCQGLSAAGEQAGASSMTLEHAPDNRRSFFTSWTLTGTQGGQILAALVFIPVLALPDEIKYGIGWRVPFWLSAVVVLVAFFIRRTLHEPPAFEEAQKTAQISKLPVADLLKDHWRDVLRVVCCAFIAAVSTVFGTLAISYAKTVAGVDGTTTLWLVVGANLVALGTQPLFGKLADKIGRKPVFIYGAVASAILTPVFLLSLESGSIPLMFLAAIGFFSCGYAASNAVWPSFYAEMFSTKVRFSGLAIGTQLGFLMAGFAPAIVAAMGGIKPGGWVQISIFTAVICGISAISALTAKETFNVPTKQLGLK